In a genomic window of Papilio machaon chromosome 4, ilPapMach1.1, whole genome shotgun sequence:
- the LOC106718480 gene encoding protein lin-7 homolog C, whose protein sequence is MCSTGEQLTLARDIKRAVELLEKLQQSGEVPATKLAALQKVLQSDFLNAVREVYEHVYETVDIQGSADIRASATAKATVAAFAAAEGHAHPRVVELPKTEEGLGFNVMGGKEQNSPIYISRIIPGGVADRHGGLKRGDQLLSVNGVSVEGENHEKAVELLKQAVGSVKLVVRYTPKVLEEMEMRFDKQRTGRRRANYN, encoded by the coding sequence ATGTGCAGCACAGGCGAGCAGTTAACTCTCGCAAGAGATATTAAAAGAGCCGTGgaattattagaaaagttgCAACAAAGTGGTGAAGTGCCTGCCACCAAGTTGGCTGCATTACAAAAAGTGCTCCAAAGTGACTTTTTAAATGCTGTTAGAGAAGTGTACGAACATGTCTACGAAACAGTGGACATACAGGGGTCTGCGGATATACGAGCATCGGCCACAGCGAAAGCAACTGTAGCAGCTTTCGCTGCAGCTGAAGGTCATGCTCATCCTCGAGTTGTCGAGCTTCCAAAAACCGAAGAAGGATTAGGTTTTAATGTTATGGGTGGTAAAGAACAGAATTCACCCATATACATATCTCGGATCATACCAGGTGGTGTGGCTGACCGTCATGGAGGATTAAAGAGAGGTGACCAATTGCTTTCTGTTAATGGTGTATCTGTGGAAGGAGAAAATCACGAGAAGGCTGTGGAACTACTGAAGCAAGCAGTTGGTTCAGTCAAGCTAGTCGTACGCTACACACCAAAGGTGTTGGAAGAAATGGAGATGAGATTTGACAAGCAGAGAACTGGACGACGACGcgcaaattacaattaa
- the LOC106718396 gene encoding RING-type E3 ubiquitin-protein ligase PPIL2 — MGKRQHQKDKLYLTYTEWTTLYGGKRSGTSTEEDTTFKRLPFDHCCLCLQPFDDPFCDGDGNVFESEAIIAFIKKFKINPVTGKKLDVKSLIQLKFFKNAQDEYHCPVLFKLFTKNSHIVAIRTTGNVYSHEAVEQLNIKGKNWKDLINDTPFTRSDIITIQDPSNLTKFNISNFHHIKNNLKVETEEEIAMRKDPHARLKTVSAETKDILQQLEKDYKAPEVKETKKEMADTFNAAHFSTGMVAASFTSTAMVPETVHEAAIICEDEVKYQRVKKKGYVRLVTNLGPLNFELYCDVTPKACDNFIKHCYSGYYNGTKFHRSIRNFMIQGGDPTGTGLGGESIWKKPFEDEIRPNLHHTGRGVLSMANSGPNTNGSQFFITFRSCKQLDGKHTIFGKLVGGLDTLNAMEQIEVDNKDRPIQDIVIEVGQVFVDPFLEAEEQLVVERAEELKRQAEEEGPGVKPKKAIKQPLKVFRDGVGKYLNLDELSKSKINKLQESPAKKAKKDSNYKFGSFDSW; from the exons ATGGGGAAAAGGCAACAtcaaaaagataaatt GTACTTGACGTACACTGAATGGACTACATTATACGGAGGCAAAAGATCTGGAACATCAACGGAAGAAGATACAACATTCAAACGACTTCCTTTTGATCATTGTTGTTTGTGCCTGCAACCGTTTGATGATCCTTTTTGTGATGGCGATGGTAACGTTTTTGAATCTGAAGCTATCATAGCTttcatcaaaaaatttaagattaaCCCAGTAACTGGGaag aaacttgatgtaaaatcattaatacaattgaagttttttaaaaatgcacAAGATGAATATCATTGCCCTGTTCTATTCAAACTGTTTACTAAAAATTCGCATATTGTTGCAATTCGCACAACGGGAAATGTTTACTCCCACGAGGCTGTGGAACAACTCAACATCAAAGGGAAGAACTGGAAGGATCTCATCAATGATACTCCATTCACCAGGAGTGATATTATAACTATACAGGATCCCAGCAATTTAACCAAATTCAATATTTCTAATTTCCAtcatatcaaaaataatttaaaggttGAAACAGAGG aggAAATTGCAATGAGAAAAGATCCACATGCAAGATTAAAAACTGTATCTGCTGAAACAAAAGACATTTTACAACAGCTTGAAAAAGATTACAAAGCACCCGAAGTAAAGGAAACTAAAAAAGAG atGGCAGATACGTTCAATGCTGCTCATTTCTCAACCGGCATGGTGGCAGCCAGTTTTACATCTACTGCGATGGTTCCGGAAACAGTGCATGAGGCTGCTATAATTTGTGAGGATGAAGTCAAATATCAGAGAGTCAAGAAGAaag GTTATGTTAGACTGGTTACGAATCTAGGACCGTTAAACTTTGAACTCTACTGCGACGTGACTCCTAAAGCTTgcgacaattttataaaacactgcTATAGTGGTTACTACAATGGTACCAAGTTTCATCGCTctataagaaattttatg ATACAAGGTGGAGATCCAACCGGTACAGGTCTCGGTGGGGAATCTATTTGGAAGAAACCTTTTGAAGATGAAATCAGACCGAATTTGCATCACACAGGCCGTGGAGTTTTGTCAATGGCTAATTCAGGACCCAATACAAATGGATCCCAGTT CTTTATAACATTTAGATCATGCAAACAGTTAGATGGCAAGCACACAATATTTGGCAAACTTGTTGGTGGTTTGGACACACTGAATGCAATGGAACAAATTGAAGTTGATAATAAAGACAGGCCAATACAGGATATTGTGATAGAAGTCGGCCAGGTGTTTGTTGACCCATTTTTAGAGGCTGAAGAACAG TTGGTTGTTGAAAGAGCAGAGGAATTAAAGAGACAAGCGGAAGAAGAGGGTCCAGGTGTAAAGCCTAAGAAAGCTATCAAACAACCACTGAAAGTGTTCAGGGATGGTGTTGGTAAATACTTGAATTTAGATGAGTTATCGaaaagcaaaattaataaattacaagaaTCACCAGCTAAGAAGGCTAAAAAGGATAGTAATTATAAGTTTGGAAGTTTTGACTCATGGTAA
- the LOC106718443 gene encoding ubiquitin-conjugating enzyme E2-24 kDa isoform X1: MSGASGSSGSGTGRGRGGANSGVSENKPESKENRPNPKMSKALGTSAKRIQKELAEITLDPPPNCSAGPKGDNLYEWVSTILGPPGSVYEGGVFFLDIHFSPEYPFKPPKVTFRTRIYHCNINSQGVICLDILKDNWSPALTISKVLLSICSLLTDCNPADPLVGSIATQYLQNRDEHDRIARLWTKRYAT, translated from the exons ATGTCTGGTGCGTCTGGTTCATCAGGAAGCGGGACAGGACGAGGACGAGGCGGTGCAAACTCTGGAGTATCTGAAAACAAACCTGAGTCTAAAGAGAACCGACCAAATCCCAAGATGTCAAAAGCTCTAGGCACATCAGCTAAGAGGATTCAGAAGGAATTGGCAGAGATCACACTTGATCCCCCACCAAACTGCAGTGCGGGGCCAAAAGGAGACAATCTATATGAGTGGGTGTCCACCATCCTGGGACCACCAGGTTCAGTCTATGAGGGTGGTGTCTTCTTCCTTGATATACATTTTTCTCCAGAATACCCATTTAAGCCACCTAAG GTGACATTCCGCACCAGGATATACCACTGTAACATCAACAGCCAGGGTGTCATATGCTTGGACATCCTCAAGGACAACTGGTCACCAGCTCTAACCATATCTAAAGTCTTGCTATCAATATGCTCACTCCTGACTGACTGCAATCCAG CGGATCCCCTGGTAGGCAGCATCGCTACACAATATCTGCAGAACAGAGATGAACATGATCGCATCGCTCGGCTCTGGACCAAGCGTTACGCCACATGA
- the LOC106718443 gene encoding ubiquitin-conjugating enzyme E2-24 kDa isoform X2 yields the protein MSKALGTSAKRIQKELAEITLDPPPNCSAGPKGDNLYEWVSTILGPPGSVYEGGVFFLDIHFSPEYPFKPPKVTFRTRIYHCNINSQGVICLDILKDNWSPALTISKVLLSICSLLTDCNPADPLVGSIATQYLQNRDEHDRIARLWTKRYAT from the exons ATGTCAAAAGCTCTAGGCACATCAGCTAAGAGGATTCAGAAGGAATTGGCAGAGATCACACTTGATCCCCCACCAAACTGCAGTGCGGGGCCAAAAGGAGACAATCTATATGAGTGGGTGTCCACCATCCTGGGACCACCAGGTTCAGTCTATGAGGGTGGTGTCTTCTTCCTTGATATACATTTTTCTCCAGAATACCCATTTAAGCCACCTAAG GTGACATTCCGCACCAGGATATACCACTGTAACATCAACAGCCAGGGTGTCATATGCTTGGACATCCTCAAGGACAACTGGTCACCAGCTCTAACCATATCTAAAGTCTTGCTATCAATATGCTCACTCCTGACTGACTGCAATCCAG CGGATCCCCTGGTAGGCAGCATCGCTACACAATATCTGCAGAACAGAGATGAACATGATCGCATCGCTCGGCTCTGGACCAAGCGTTACGCCACATGA